One Vicinamibacterales bacterium genomic window, GCAGGCCAGGGACACGGTGTCGCGGCTCCAGGTCAAACCGACGCGCGCCGGCAGCGCGACGGCGGTGACCCAACTGGCGGCGAACGAGACGGCCTCCGCCGAACGCTGGAACACGCTGCCCGGCATCACCACCGTGAACCGCATCGACGCGGTGAAGCCCGGCGCCACCGTGCTGCTCACCGGCACCGACGAGTCGCGGGCCGAGCGGCCGATGCTGTCGTTCCAGCGCTACGGGCGCGGCAAGGCGTTCGCGTTTCTTCCGCAAGACTCGTGGATCTGGCAGATGCACGCCAGCATTCCGGTCGAAGACATGACCCACGAGAACTACTGGCGCCAGTTGCTGCGCTGGGTCGTGGACGGCGTCCCCGACCAGGTCGAGCCCAGCCTCACCAGCGAACGCGTCGAGCCCGGTGAGGCCGCCACGCTGATCGCGAACGTGGTCGATCCGTCCTTCGTCGAGTTGAACGACGCGGCGGTGACCGCCACCATCACCGGCCCCGACGGCGCCATTGCCGACCTGCCGATGTCGTGGGATGGCGAGCACCCGGGCCAGTACCACGTGTCGGTGCCAACCAAGGCTCCGGGCTGGTACCAAGCGAAGCTGGAAGCGACGCGCGGCGGCAAGACCGTCAGCAGCACGGTCACGCACTTCCGCGCCGCGCCCGGCGAAGCCGAGTTCTTCGATGCGACGATGCACGCGGCGACGTTGAGGCGGATTGCGGAAGATACCGGCGGCCGCTACTACGAGGCCGGCACCACCGCGACGCTCGCCGATGATTTGCGTTACACCGGCCGCGGCGTGACCACGGTGGAAGAGCACGACCTCTGGCACATGCCGATCGTGTTGATGCTGCTGGTGGGCCTGTTGTCCGCCGAATGGGGGTACCGGCGTGTCGTCGGCCTCGCGTAACGCCGTCGCGACCACCTGTGCGGCGTTGGTCACCGCCGTCATCGCCGCGAGCGGTGCACTGGGCGCCGTCAGCAGCGAAGCCCGACGAAGCTCGAAGAGCGAAGTCGGGGCGAAGGAGCCGCAAGACTTTCGCGGCGCCGGCCGCGGCCGCCGGCCCGTGCCGGTGGTCGAAAGCGCCAAGGCCGGCTACGACGGGCGGTTTGCGTTCATGCGCCTTCAATACGGCGCCGCCGACCTCCGCATGATGCGGCGCGAGCCGCCCTGGGCGCACGACTTCCCGCGCGCCGATTTCCACTTCATGAAGATCCTGTCGGAGCTGACCTTCACGCGGACCTTCGTCGACCAGGGCAACATCCGCACGCTCGACGATCCAGACCTGGCGCTGTTTCCAATCGCCTACATGTCGGAGCCGGGCTTCTGGACGATGAACGAGGCGGAGGCGGCCGGACTGCGGGCCTACCTGCAGAAGGGCGGCTTCATCATCTTCGACGACTTCCGCGAGAACCACCGCGACAACCTGGTGTTCCAGATGCGCCACGTGCTGCCCGACGCGCGCTGGGTGCCGCTCGACGCCACCCATCCCATCTTCCATTCGTTCTTCGAGATCAACTCGCTCGACCTCGACGGCTATTACGGCCCCGCCGAATGGACGGGGCTCTTCGAAGACAATGATCCGGCCAAGCGGCTGATGGCCGTGGCCAACTACAACCACGACCTCGGCGAGATGTGGGAGTTTTCGGACACCGGCTACATGCCGGTGGACTTATCGAACGAAGCGTATAAGTTTGGCGTGAACTACGTCATCTACGCGATGACGCATTGATGTAGCCTCCGCCTTTAGGCGGAGCCGTACGTAGCGTCCGCCTTCAGGCGGACTAGCAGCGAGAGGAGCTTCCGTGGACACCGCAGACATGAACTCGCCGGACGATCTGGCCCTGGCCGAACGGATGAAGGACGGCCGCGACAAGATCATTCACGAGTTGAAGAAGCTAATCGTCGGCCAGGACGACATCATCAACCAGGTGCTGTTGACGCTGTTTGTCGGCGGCAACAGCCTGATTGTCGGCGTGCCCGGCCTCGCCAAGACGCTGCTCATTCACACCATGGCGCGCGTGCTGGACCTCAAGTTCTCGCGCATCCAGTTCACGCCCGACCTGATGCCGTCCGACATCACCGGCACCGACATCATCCAGGAAGATGCCGCCACCGGCCGGCGGCAAATGGTGTTCTCGCCCGGGCCGATCTTCGCCAATATCGTGCTGGCGGACGAAATCAACCGCACGCCGCCGAAGACGCAGTCGGCGCTGCTCGAGGCCATGCAGGAGCACCGCGTCACCATCCAGGGCCGCACTTACAAGCTCGAAGAGCCGTTCTACGTGTTCGCGACGCAGAACCCGATCGAGCTCGAAGGCACCTATCCACTGCCCGAAGCACAGCTCGATCGCTTCATGTTCCACATCGTCATCGAGCACCCGCCGGAAGACGAGGAGTTCCTGGTCGTGAAGACGACCACCACGAACCAGGATCCGCAGTTCGAGCGGCCGGTCACCGGGCCCGACCTGGTCGCGTTCCAGCGGCTGGTGCGCCGGGTGCCGGTGGCGGATCCGGTGATGCGCTACGCGCTGTCGCTGGTCCGTGCCAGCCGGCCGAAGTCGCCGACCTGTCCCGAGTCGGTGAAGAAATGGGTGGCGTTCGGCGCCAGCGTGCGCGCGGCGCAGTACCTGGTGCTCGGCGGCAAGGCGCGCGCGCTCACCAGCGGCCGCTACCACGTCAGCTTCGAGGACATCCGCGCGATTGCGCACTCCGTGCTGCGCCACCGCGTGCTGACGAATTTCCACGCCCAGTCGGAGGGCGTCACCAGCGACACGCTGGTGGATCGGCTGCTCGAGTCGGTGCCGGTGCCGAAGTCGGGGATGTAATCTCGAATGTAGGGGCGGGCTTTGCCCGCCCGGGAGCGACATGGCAGTACACCAACCCATCCCCGGCGCGCGCTTCGTGGACCCCGCGGTCCTCGCGCGCGTCGGCAACCTGGAGCTCGTGGCGAAGACGGTGGTGGATGGCCTGATCAACGGCACCCACCGCTCGCCCTTCTTCGGCGCCTCGGTGGACTTCGCCGAGCACCGGGGCTACGTCGCCGGCGACGACATCCGCCGCGTCGACTGGCGCGTCTACGCGCGCACCGACAAGTACTACATCAAGGAATTCGAGGCCGACTCCAATGCCAACTTCTCGGTGCTGCTCGACGTCTCGAAGTCGATGAGCTTCGGCGAGAAGATTTCGAAACTCGATTACGCCAAGACCTTGGCGGCGTGCCTGACCTATCTCGCCAACCAGCAGCGCGACCGCGTCGGCCTGGTCACGTTTGACGAGCACATCGTCGACCACGTGCCGCCGTCAGCCAAGCACATGGACGTCGTCCTGCACACGCTCGACCGGGCCAGGGCCGAGAAGCCGGGCCACCTGGTGGCGCCGCTCAAGCGGCTGGCGGAACACTTCGGCCGCCGCGGCATCATCGTGGTGATCTCCGACTTCTACGCCGAGCCGGAAGAGATCTTCGATGCGGTCGGGCTGCTGCGGTTCCGCGGCAACGATGTGGTCCTCTTTCATGTGCTCGATCCGCAGGAGGTCGACTTCTCGTTCGTCGAGCCGTCAAGTTTCGAGGATCTCGAGAGCGGCGACCAGATTCCCATCGTTCCCGCGGCGCTGGCGGATCAGTACCGGTCGCTGGTGGCCGCGCACATCGAGGCGCTGACCACCCGGGCGTCGCAGCAGCAGATTGACTACATGCTGCTGAACACCAGCCAGCCACTCGACTACGCGTTGTTCCGCTTCCTGTCGATGCGCGAACGCATGGCCCGGACCAGGTAACCGTGTCGTTCCTGACGCCTCTCTTCCTGCTCGGCCTCGCGGCACTCGCGATCCCGGTGCTCGTGCACCTGACCCAGCGCGAGCGCAAGTCGGTGATCGCGTTCCCGTCGCTGATGTTCCTGAAGAAGATTCCCTACGAGTCGGTGCAGAAGCGGCGCATCCGCGACTGGCTGTTGCTGGCCCTGCGGCTGGCGGCGTTGGCACTGATCGTCGCGGCGTTCGCCCGCCCGTTCCTGCGCGGGTCCGGCGTCTCGGCGGCACCCGGCGGCGCCCGCGACATCGTCGTGCTGCTCGACCGTTCCTACAGCATGGGCTACGGCGACTCGTGGGCGCGCGCGCAGCGGGCGGCGGCGCAGGCGATCGAGAGCGCGACGGCCGCGGACCGCGTGTCCCTCGTGCTGTTTGCCGACAACGCCGAAGTGGCGTTGCGATCGACGCCAGATCGATCGCGCGCGGTGTCGGAGATCAACGCCGCGGCGCCCGGTCCCGGTTCGACCAAGTACGGGCCGGCGCTGAAGCTGGCGGGGAGCCTGCTCGCCGAATCGCTGCTGCCGCGCAAGGAAGTGATCGTGGTGTCCGACTTCCAGCGTGGCGGGTGGCAACCGGACGACACCTTGCGCATGCCGGGCGGGACGGTGATCACCACGGCGGTGGTGGAGGGTGCCTCGGGACCCAGCCTGGCGCTGACGCCGGCCACGCTGCTGCGCACGCGTGAGGCCGGGCAACCCGAGCGGGTGACGGTGACCGCCGGCGTGCTCAATCGCACCGCAACGGCCGCCGCCAACCTGCCGGTGCAGCTCGAAATGGACGGCCGCATCGTGCAGACCCTGCCGGTGAACGTCGGCGCCAATGCCTCGGCGACGGTGACCTTCGCGCCGGTCTCGATCGCCACCACCACCACGCGCGCCACCGTGCGCCTCGGCACCGACACGCCGAAGGGCGTGGCGGTCCAGACCGGCGTGGCCCCGGCGACCTCGTCGATCGACGCGCTGGCGCGCGACAACGTGTTCAACTTCGTGATCACGCCGAGCGCGCCGGTGCCGGTGATGGTGGTGACGCCAGGCGGCCGCGCCGACGCCAACCTCTATCTGTCGCGCGCCCTCGCCATCGGCGAAGCGCCGCACTTCGACACCTCGTTCCAATCGGCCGAGGCGCTGGCGGGTGACGCGACGACCCGCGCGCGCCTGTTGATCCTCAATGACGTGTCGGTAGCCGAGGCGGCCGCGGCGAAGCTGGTCACGTTTGTCGAGGGCGGCGGCGGACTGTTGCTGGCCCTCGGCCCGCGCGCGACCTGGCCCTCGGCTCGCGAAGCGTGGTTGCCGGCCGTGATGGCCGGTGTGGTGGACCGCTCACGTGGCGCGGCGGCCAAGTTGAGCGGCATGGATTACGGCCACGCGGTGTTCGAACCGTTCCGCGCGCCGCGCAGCGGCGACTTCTCGACGGCGCGGTTCTACTCGTATCGCGGCCTCAAGGCGGCGACAGGCGCCACCGTGCTGGCGCGGTTCGACACCGGCGAGCCGGCGCTGGTGGAGCGGACCAGGGGCCGCGGCCGTGTCGTGATGTTCGCGTCGACACTGGATCTCAGTTGGAACGACCTGGCCCTCAAGCCGGTGTTCCTGCCGTTCGTGCACCAGCTCGGCCGCCACCTGTCGGGATTCAAGGAGCAGCCGGCCTGGCTGACCATCGGCGAGGTGCTCGATGTTGATGCCGCCGAGATCGCGGCCGGCGCCACGACGAGCGCGGCAGGGCGGACCGAAGCCGGCCGCACCGTGTTGGCGCCGTCAGGGCAACGCCACGATCTGGGTGTGAAATCCGTGTCATCTCCGTCATCTGTGTCTGCGGCTCTGGAACTCAGCGAACAGGGCTTCTACGAGGTCCGCGGCGCGGGGCGAGAAGCGGGACCAGTGATCGTGGCCGCGGCGAATGTGAGCCTGGCCGAGTCGAATCTCGATCGCATGGATCCGAAGGAGCTGATTGCCGGGGTGAACGGCAACGGCGCGCCCGGCTCTGCCGGCGCCCAGGACGTCTTACCGGATGAGGCCCAGGAACTGGCACAACGGGTCTGGTGGTACCTGTTGTTCGCGGGTATCCTGCTGCTGATCGCCGAAACCGTGCTGGCCCAGCGCTTGTCGCGCGCCACTCGGTGAGCTGTCGGGTCGATGGCCGCCCATAAAGGGCGGCCCTACATCGGAGATGCCGTAGATGGGTGAACTCAATCCGCGCGCGCAACTACTCGAGGTGGTCCGCCAGGTACGCCGGCGCTGGCGCATCAAGCTGGCGTTGCGCGGCGCGGTCGGCTTCCTGATTGCCGGCATCCTCGCCATCGTCGCGATGGCCTACGCGCTCGAGGCGCTCAAGTTCACGCCGGCGGCGATCCTCTCGTTCCGCATCGTCACCGGGTTCGTCCTGGTGGCCGCCGGCGCGTGGTTCTTCGCGCGGCCGCTGTCGCGCAAGGTCTCCGACGAACAGGTCGCGCTCTACCTCGAAGAACACGAGCCGTCGCTCGACTCCACCATCCTGAGCGCCATGGAAGCGGCGGAACGCCCGGGCGACTGGTCGCCCGAGTTGATCCGCCGGCTGGTCGAAAACGCCATCGACCGCGTGCGCGAGATCCACGAAGGCCAGCGCATCGAGCGCGACTCGATGGCACGCTACGCGTGGGTCGCCGGCGGCGTCGCCCTGGCGGCCCTCGCCCTGTTCACGTTCGGCCCCGCCTACCTGCGCCACACGCTGTCGGCGATCTTCGTGATCTCGCGCGACCTCGAAGCCGCGGCGCCGTATCGCATCGAGGTGACGCCCGGCAACGCCAAGGTCCCGAAGGGCGCGGACCAGATGATCAACGCCACCATCTCGGGCTTCGACGCCGCGGACGCCGCCATCCTGATCCGCAAGGCCTCGACGTCCGCGTTCGAGAAGGTGCCGATGGTGAAGGGCGAGAACGGCGCCTATGAAGGCATGCTGTTCGACCTCGCCGAACCGCTGGACTACGTCGTCGAAGCGGCCGGCGTGCGGTCGCCGCTGTACAAGCTGAACGTCGTCGAGCTGCCCTACGTGAAGAAGCTCGACCTCGAATACACCTATCCCGCTTACACCGGCCTCGAGCCGCGAACGATCGAAGACGGCGGCGACGTTGCGGTGCTCAAGGGCACCGACGTGCGCGTCACGGTCACGCCGACCATGGCGTCGAAGGGCGGACGCCTGGTGCTGGGCCCGCCTTCGCTCGCCCGGTCGGCGGGGAGCTTCGGCGAGGTCTCGCCGAAGCGGCCTTCGGCCGCGGAGGCGGACGACAACGAGAGCGTGCCGCTCGCGGCCAACGCCGACGGCACCCTGTCAGCGCAGTTCAAGGCGCAGCACGACGGCTTCTATCACGTCGAGCTCGACTCGGCGAGTGGCGAACGCCTGCCGGCCTCGCCGCAGTACACGGTTGACCTGCTGTCGGACCTCGCGCCCACGGTGAAGCTGTCGAAGCCCGGGCGCGACACCGACGCCACGCCCGTGCAGGAGTTCTTCGTCGAGGCGAAGGCCGACGATGACTACGCGGTGAAGAACCTGCAGTTGGTGTACTCGGTGAACGGCGGGCCCGAGAAGACCATCCGCCTGTTCGACGGCGCGCGGCCGGTGCCGGAAGTGACGGCCGGCCACACCTTCTACATGGAGGAGCTCGGCGTAAAGGCCGGGGATTCCGTGTCGTATTACGCCCGCGCCACCGACAACGACGCGGTCGCCGGCGCCAAGCAGGCGACCAGCGACATCTTCTTCCTGCGCATCCGGCCGTTCGATAAGAACTTCAAGCCGGCGACCTCGATGTCGGGTGGCGGCGGCGGTGGCGGTGGTGGCGGCGGCCAGGAAGTGGGCGCGCTGTCGCAGCAGCAGCGGCAGATCATTTCGGGCACCTTCAACATCCAGCGCGATCGCAAGACGATCAAGTCCGACAAGTTCCGCGCCGACATGGTGGTGCTGACGCTCGCGCAGAGCAAGCTGCGCGACCAGGTCAAGGGCCTGGTCGAGCGCATGAACAGCCGGCTCGTGGTGTCGGATCCGTCGTTCAAGAAGATCGCCGAGCTGCTGCCGAAGGCGGCCGAGCAGATGACCCTGGCGGAGAAGCAGCTGCAGGCACAGAAGCCTGACGGCGCGCTGCCGCCCGAGAACCTCGCGCTGCAGTTCCTCCAGCAGGCGGAAGAGGAATTCGAGCTGCAGGTGCAGACCGGACGCCAGGCCGGCGGCGGTGGTGGCGGCGGCGGTGCCGGCTCGATTGCCGAAGACCTGGCCGATTTGTTCAAGCTCGAACTGGACAAGATGGCCAATCAGTACGAGACCAACTCGCAGGCCTCGTCCCAGCAGCAGGACCAGCAGATCGACGAGCTGGCCGAGAAGTTGAAGGAGCTGGCGCGCCGGCAGGAGCAGGAGATCGAGCGCCAGCGCCGGCTCGCGTCGGGCCAGTCGGCCGGCAACTCCGGCGGTGACCTCCAGCGCGCGCTCGCCGAGCAGGCCGAAGAAGCGGCGCGGCAGCTCGAGAAGCTCTCGCGCGATCAGCAACGGCAGGATCTCGCCGACACCGCCCGCCAGTTGCGAAGCGCCGCCGAGGCGATGAAGCGGGCGGCCGCCAAGGGCGACCCGTCCGCGGGCGGGCAGGCCGCGGCCGCCGCCGAACGTCTGCGCGAGGCGCAGCGGCAACTGACCGGCAACCAGCAGGCGCGCGGCGAACGTGACGTGCGGGATGCGCAACGCCAGGCGGAAGAGATTGCCGAGGAACAGAAAGACATCGCCGCCGATGCGCGCGGCCTGCCGCAGGCCGGTCCCGATCGCCTGCAGCAGTCGCAGTTGCTGGGCCAGCGCAAGGACGCGCTCGAAAACAAGGTAGCCGGGCTCGAGAAGCAGCTCGATCGCATGGTGGGCGAGCAGACCAAGGACGCGAAAGACACCGCCCGCAAGTTGTCGGAAGCGGTCAGTGGCATTCGCGACAACAAGGTGAAGGAAAAGATCCGCTACTCGAAGAGCCTGCTCAGCTCGGGCGCGCCCGAACAGTACGCGCGCAACTTCGAGGAAGAGATCGGCGCCAACATCGAGGCGCTGCGCAACAAGTTGGGCGAAGCGGCCAACACGGTGGGCCAGCAGGGCCGCGCTCGCAGCACCGAAGCGCTCGACAAGGCGCGCGAGCTCGCCCGCGGCCTGGATTCGATGGGCCAGCGAATGGCGGAACGCTCACGCGAGGGTGCCAAAGGTGCCAATAGTGCCAACGGTGCCAAGGGTGCTGAAGGGCAGCAGGGCCAGCCCGGCAAAGAGGGCCAGCAAGGCCAGGACGGCAAGCAGGGCCAGCAGGGACAGCAAGGTCAGTCCGGTCAGCAGGGCAAGCCAGGGCAGCAAGGCCAGAGTGGCCAGCAGGGGCAGAGCGGCCAACAGGGACAGAGCGGGCAGTCCGGACAGCAGGGCCAGAGTGGCCAGTCAGGCCAGGGCGGACAACAGGGCCAGCCTGGTCAGCAGGGTGGCGGCGGCCGCGAAGACCTGGGTGGCCGCGCGAGCCTCGGCGGCTTCGGCGACGGCGGGTGGGCGGGCAGCGATCGGCGTCCGGGCAGCTTCTCGCCCGATGACATCCGCCAGTTTCGCGGCGAGGCCCGCCGCTGGGCGCAGGAAGGCCAGGCACTGCGCAACATGCTGCGCGAGCAGAACCTGGACCCGAAGGAACTCGACGAGATCATGAAGCGGCTCCGTGAGCTCGACTCCGAGCGTGTCTACCAGGACGTCGCCGAGCTCGAGCGGCTGCAGACCTTCGTCGCCGAAGGGCTCAAGCGGTTCGAGTACGGGTTGCGCCGCAAGGTCGGCGACGAAACGGACCGCGCCCTGGTCAACGGATCCGACGAAGTGCCGGCTGAATTCAAGGCGCTGGTCGAGGAGTACTACCGCTCGCTGTCGAGGACCAAGCCGCGTCAATGACCCGCATCGGCTGCGCTCTCGTCGTTGCATTGCTGCTGGCAGGCACGCTGGCAGAGGCGCAGCGCGGGTTCCGCGGCGGTCGCGGCCGGTTTGGCAGTGAATCAGGCGCGCCGCCGAAGTTCGCCACCGAGGCCGACTTCGACGGCAAGTTCCACCTGTGCCGGCTGATGTACACGCAAGTCCGCCAGCAGAACCTCGGCATGGGGTGGGGCACCGACTATCCCTACGCCGAGATCAACCTGTCGATCCGGCTCTCCGAGCTCACCAAGACGACCGTGGCGTTCGACGGCGCACGCAACCCCAATCACCTCGTCGTCCGGCCGACCGACGAGGCGCTGTTCCAGTGCCCCATCGTGATCGCCTCTGATCCGGGGAGCGCGGGATTTTCGGGGGCCGACGCCGACCGCCTGCGCGAGTATCTCGACAAGGGCGGCTTTCTCTGGGTCGACGACTTCTGGGGCGCGTATGCGTGGGAATCATTTGCCAGCGAGATTGCCAAGGTGCTGCCGCCGGGCGAGTTTCCGATCAAGGACCTGACGCCGGACCATGCGATTTTCCGCACGGTGTTCCCGATCACGCAGATCCCCCAGGTGCCGTCGATCAACTTCTGGCGCGGCAGCGGCGGCGAGACCTCGGAGATGGGCGAAGACAGCGCCCGGGCGCACATGGCCGCCATCACCGACAAACAGGGCCGCATCATGGTGTTGATGACGCACAACACCGACATCGCCGATTCGTGGGAACGCGAAGGCGAGGACCCGCGGTTCTTCTTCAACTTCTCGCCGAACGGCTACGCCGTCGGCCTCAACTCGCTCGTCTACGCGATGACGCACTGACATGGTCCGCGTCGCCCGCGCCTTCGCCGTCGCCCTCGTGCTCGTCGCCACCGTGGCCTCGGCACAGGAGCAGTGGGGCGGCTATCGCGGCTTCCGCCGCTTCCCGCCGCGCTACCCGACGCCCACCAGCTTCGACGGCGGCTTCAACTTCTGCCGCTTGATCTACACGAGCGATCGCCGGGAAGAGGGCGGCTCGGGCTGGTCCACCGACTACTGGGATGCCGACATCAACTTCTCGACGCGCCTCGGCGAGTTGACCAAGACCACCATCAGCCGGCAGCAAGGCGGCACGCCGAACCACTTGTCGGTGCGGATTTCAGATCCGCTGATCTTTCAGTGTCCATTCCTGAGCGCCACTGACGTCGGCACCGCGTTCTTTACCGATCAGGAAGCGGAGACGCTGCGCAACTACCTGCTCAAGGGCGGCTTTCTGTGGGTGGACGACTTCTGGGGCCCGTACGCGTGGGACAACTGGGTCGGCCAGATCAGCAAGGTGCTGTCACCGGCGCAGTTCCCGATTCGCGACATCGCGATGGACCATCCCATCCGCCGCACGCTGTTCGAGTTCACCGACCTGCCGCAGATCCCGTCGATCAGTTTCTGGCGCCGGAACGGCGGCCAGACCTCGGAGCGCTACGAGCTCAGCGAGGAGCCGCACCTGCGCGGCATCGCCGACGAGCACGGCCGGCTGATGGTGGTGATGACGCACAACACCGACATCTCGGACGCGTGGGAGAGGGAAGCGGAGGACCCGCGGTTTTTCTTCAGCTTCTCGCCGCAAGGCTACGCCGTCGGCCTTGACGTCGTTCTCTACGGCATGACCCACTGACGTCACCGGACGTTGGCCACAGAGGCCCAGAGGCCCAGATTTCGTGTCTCTTCGCAGGGCTGGGTTGTGTGCAATCAGGAACAGCCGAAGTGGCGCCGCAAGAGGTAGTGTCGTTCATGGGCTGCTTGACTGGCGTTGTGCACTGAGCAGTTCCCACTAACCGGCTCACCGGAAATTAGAGAGGGAGTTCGCCATGAATCTCATCGTTCTGCTAATCATTTTTCTGTTGTTGTTCGGCGGAGGAGGTTTCTACCTCGGTGGCCCGGCCGTGGGCGGTGGTCTTGGCGGCCTCATTCTCATCG contains:
- a CDS encoding DUF4159 domain-containing protein encodes the protein MSSASRNAVATTCAALVTAVIAASGALGAVSSEARRSSKSEVGAKEPQDFRGAGRGRRPVPVVESAKAGYDGRFAFMRLQYGAADLRMMRREPPWAHDFPRADFHFMKILSELTFTRTFVDQGNIRTLDDPDLALFPIAYMSEPGFWTMNEAEAAGLRAYLQKGGFIIFDDFRENHRDNLVFQMRHVLPDARWVPLDATHPIFHSFFEINSLDLDGYYGPAEWTGLFEDNDPAKRLMAVANYNHDLGEMWEFSDTGYMPVDLSNEAYKFGVNYVIYAMTH
- a CDS encoding MoxR family ATPase, producing the protein MDTADMNSPDDLALAERMKDGRDKIIHELKKLIVGQDDIINQVLLTLFVGGNSLIVGVPGLAKTLLIHTMARVLDLKFSRIQFTPDLMPSDITGTDIIQEDAATGRRQMVFSPGPIFANIVLADEINRTPPKTQSALLEAMQEHRVTIQGRTYKLEEPFYVFATQNPIELEGTYPLPEAQLDRFMFHIVIEHPPEDEEFLVVKTTTTNQDPQFERPVTGPDLVAFQRLVRRVPVADPVMRYALSLVRASRPKSPTCPESVKKWVAFGASVRAAQYLVLGGKARALTSGRYHVSFEDIRAIAHSVLRHRVLTNFHAQSEGVTSDTLVDRLLESVPVPKSGM
- a CDS encoding DUF58 domain-containing protein, whose product is MAVHQPIPGARFVDPAVLARVGNLELVAKTVVDGLINGTHRSPFFGASVDFAEHRGYVAGDDIRRVDWRVYARTDKYYIKEFEADSNANFSVLLDVSKSMSFGEKISKLDYAKTLAACLTYLANQQRDRVGLVTFDEHIVDHVPPSAKHMDVVLHTLDRARAEKPGHLVAPLKRLAEHFGRRGIIVVISDFYAEPEEIFDAVGLLRFRGNDVVLFHVLDPQEVDFSFVEPSSFEDLESGDQIPIVPAALADQYRSLVAAHIEALTTRASQQQIDYMLLNTSQPLDYALFRFLSMRERMARTR
- a CDS encoding BatA domain-containing protein, translated to MSFLTPLFLLGLAALAIPVLVHLTQRERKSVIAFPSLMFLKKIPYESVQKRRIRDWLLLALRLAALALIVAAFARPFLRGSGVSAAPGGARDIVVLLDRSYSMGYGDSWARAQRAAAQAIESATAADRVSLVLFADNAEVALRSTPDRSRAVSEINAAAPGPGSTKYGPALKLAGSLLAESLLPRKEVIVVSDFQRGGWQPDDTLRMPGGTVITTAVVEGASGPSLALTPATLLRTREAGQPERVTVTAGVLNRTATAAANLPVQLEMDGRIVQTLPVNVGANASATVTFAPVSIATTTTRATVRLGTDTPKGVAVQTGVAPATSSIDALARDNVFNFVITPSAPVPVMVVTPGGRADANLYLSRALAIGEAPHFDTSFQSAEALAGDATTRARLLILNDVSVAEAAAAKLVTFVEGGGGLLLALGPRATWPSAREAWLPAVMAGVVDRSRGAAAKLSGMDYGHAVFEPFRAPRSGDFSTARFYSYRGLKAATGATVLARFDTGEPALVERTRGRGRVVMFASTLDLSWNDLALKPVFLPFVHQLGRHLSGFKEQPAWLTIGEVLDVDAAEIAAGATTSAAGRTEAGRTVLAPSGQRHDLGVKSVSSPSSVSAALELSEQGFYEVRGAGREAGPVIVAAANVSLAESNLDRMDPKELIAGVNGNGAPGSAGAQDVLPDEAQELAQRVWWYLLFAGILLLIAETVLAQRLSRATR
- a CDS encoding DUF4175 family protein, yielding MGELNPRAQLLEVVRQVRRRWRIKLALRGAVGFLIAGILAIVAMAYALEALKFTPAAILSFRIVTGFVLVAAGAWFFARPLSRKVSDEQVALYLEEHEPSLDSTILSAMEAAERPGDWSPELIRRLVENAIDRVREIHEGQRIERDSMARYAWVAGGVALAALALFTFGPAYLRHTLSAIFVISRDLEAAAPYRIEVTPGNAKVPKGADQMINATISGFDAADAAILIRKASTSAFEKVPMVKGENGAYEGMLFDLAEPLDYVVEAAGVRSPLYKLNVVELPYVKKLDLEYTYPAYTGLEPRTIEDGGDVAVLKGTDVRVTVTPTMASKGGRLVLGPPSLARSAGSFGEVSPKRPSAAEADDNESVPLAANADGTLSAQFKAQHDGFYHVELDSASGERLPASPQYTVDLLSDLAPTVKLSKPGRDTDATPVQEFFVEAKADDDYAVKNLQLVYSVNGGPEKTIRLFDGARPVPEVTAGHTFYMEELGVKAGDSVSYYARATDNDAVAGAKQATSDIFFLRIRPFDKNFKPATSMSGGGGGGGGGGGQEVGALSQQQRQIISGTFNIQRDRKTIKSDKFRADMVVLTLAQSKLRDQVKGLVERMNSRLVVSDPSFKKIAELLPKAAEQMTLAEKQLQAQKPDGALPPENLALQFLQQAEEEFELQVQTGRQAGGGGGGGGAGSIAEDLADLFKLELDKMANQYETNSQASSQQQDQQIDELAEKLKELARRQEQEIERQRRLASGQSAGNSGGDLQRALAEQAEEAARQLEKLSRDQQRQDLADTARQLRSAAEAMKRAAAKGDPSAGGQAAAAAERLREAQRQLTGNQQARGERDVRDAQRQAEEIAEEQKDIAADARGLPQAGPDRLQQSQLLGQRKDALENKVAGLEKQLDRMVGEQTKDAKDTARKLSEAVSGIRDNKVKEKIRYSKSLLSSGAPEQYARNFEEEIGANIEALRNKLGEAANTVGQQGRARSTEALDKARELARGLDSMGQRMAERSREGAKGANSANGAKGAEGQQGQPGKEGQQGQDGKQGQQGQQGQSGQQGKPGQQGQSGQQGQSGQQGQSGQSGQQGQSGQSGQGGQQGQPGQQGGGGREDLGGRASLGGFGDGGWAGSDRRPGSFSPDDIRQFRGEARRWAQEGQALRNMLREQNLDPKELDEIMKRLRELDSERVYQDVAELERLQTFVAEGLKRFEYGLRRKVGDETDRALVNGSDEVPAEFKALVEEYYRSLSRTKPRQ
- a CDS encoding DUF4159 domain-containing protein, translating into MTRIGCALVVALLLAGTLAEAQRGFRGGRGRFGSESGAPPKFATEADFDGKFHLCRLMYTQVRQQNLGMGWGTDYPYAEINLSIRLSELTKTTVAFDGARNPNHLVVRPTDEALFQCPIVIASDPGSAGFSGADADRLREYLDKGGFLWVDDFWGAYAWESFASEIAKVLPPGEFPIKDLTPDHAIFRTVFPITQIPQVPSINFWRGSGGETSEMGEDSARAHMAAITDKQGRIMVLMTHNTDIADSWEREGEDPRFFFNFSPNGYAVGLNSLVYAMTH
- a CDS encoding DUF4159 domain-containing protein; the encoded protein is MVRVARAFAVALVLVATVASAQEQWGGYRGFRRFPPRYPTPTSFDGGFNFCRLIYTSDRREEGGSGWSTDYWDADINFSTRLGELTKTTISRQQGGTPNHLSVRISDPLIFQCPFLSATDVGTAFFTDQEAETLRNYLLKGGFLWVDDFWGPYAWDNWVGQISKVLSPAQFPIRDIAMDHPIRRTLFEFTDLPQIPSISFWRRNGGQTSERYELSEEPHLRGIADEHGRLMVVMTHNTDISDAWEREAEDPRFFFSFSPQGYAVGLDVVLYGMTH